The following are encoded together in the Pedobacter steynii genome:
- a CDS encoding STM3941 family protein yields MDNIEIYSSKKKSFLLLIGSTFFVIMGILMVMKAGDNSAYRGQSPAFIKGVGIASILFFGLGIYVSIRQLIKNHLALIVDENGLHINPNKSSSEQIAWNDIQGFSEIKIHSTKLIIIDLYNSEYWVEKEQNKMRKQLMKFNVNNYGSPFSLSAQFMQINHNELMKILTENWNKHQPNASAYQ; encoded by the coding sequence ATGGACAACATTGAAATATATTCGAGTAAGAAAAAGTCTTTTCTATTATTAATCGGCTCCACATTTTTTGTAATTATGGGGATTTTGATGGTGATGAAAGCGGGAGATAACAGCGCATACCGAGGGCAAAGTCCAGCCTTTATAAAAGGTGTGGGAATTGCCTCAATTCTGTTTTTCGGATTGGGGATCTATGTTTCCATCAGACAGCTGATCAAAAATCACCTGGCTCTTATCGTTGATGAAAACGGATTACATATCAATCCGAATAAATCTTCGTCAGAGCAGATCGCATGGAATGATATTCAGGGATTCTCAGAAATTAAAATTCACAGCACAAAACTGATAATTATTGATTTATACAATTCGGAATATTGGGTTGAAAAAGAGCAAAATAAAATGCGGAAGCAGTTGATGAAGTTTAATGTAAATAATTACGGATCGCCTTTTAGTCTTTCCGCACAATTTATGCAGATCAATCATAATGAGCTGATGAAAATACTGACCGAAAATTGGAATAAGCATCAACCAAATGCTTCTGCGTACCAGTGA
- a CDS encoding RNA polymerase sigma factor → MYADSLNSSGDDELLLQLSEGSKPAFDILYNRYWRLVFNTAFKRLNDMERSQDIAQDVFTQLWIRGTTTPIENLPAYLNVAARNGVFKHLEKEGRYAALPDTVTELEGTQGDADAKILHKEFLQAFHELVDSLPAQQRIIFKMRFEEDLSSQEIADRLQISPKTVRNQLGKALNKLRTSLMLFYAVVLYCQIR, encoded by the coding sequence ATGTACGCTGACAGTTTAAATAGTTCCGGGGACGATGAGCTTTTGCTCCAACTGAGTGAGGGGAGCAAGCCTGCTTTTGATATTTTATATAACAGATACTGGAGGCTTGTTTTTAATACTGCCTTTAAAAGGTTGAATGATATGGAGCGTTCTCAGGATATTGCTCAGGATGTATTTACTCAGCTTTGGATCAGGGGCACAACCACTCCAATTGAAAACCTTCCTGCTTATTTAAATGTGGCCGCCAGAAATGGGGTGTTCAAGCATCTGGAGAAAGAAGGAAGATATGCAGCGCTTCCTGATACAGTAACTGAATTAGAAGGCACCCAGGGTGATGCTGATGCAAAAATATTACATAAGGAGTTTCTTCAGGCCTTTCATGAGCTGGTAGACAGTCTTCCTGCACAACAACGCATTATCTTTAAAATGCGCTTCGAAGAAGATTTAAGCAGTCAGGAAATTGCGGATAGACTGCAGATCTCACCAAAAACAGTAAGAAATCAATTAGGTAAGGCATTAAATAAGCTCAGAACCTCGCTAATGCTGTTTTATGCTGTTGTTTTATATTGTCAGATACGATAA
- a CDS encoding LIC_13387 family protein has translation MNKIARISTLLASSILLFFGLLHLHGTFFSTDLHPQNLDLTTRLKSSHIQMDESGNLWKLWIGFNAMFSAGLIFIGSINLYLSARHFQFLSCRPFIGLLSIATNAFFVWVGYQYMISAFVLSMSAPLLLFVTGFILIAGKPRGSNEK, from the coding sequence ATGAATAAAATAGCAAGAATTAGCACCCTTTTAGCCTCCTCAATTTTACTATTTTTTGGACTATTGCATCTGCATGGCACCTTTTTTTCTACAGATCTTCATCCCCAAAATCTGGATTTAACCACAAGACTTAAATCGTCCCATATACAAATGGACGAGTCTGGAAACCTCTGGAAATTATGGATAGGATTTAATGCCATGTTTAGCGCCGGCCTTATTTTTATCGGTTCCATCAATTTATACCTATCTGCAAGGCATTTCCAATTCTTAAGCTGCCGACCTTTTATAGGCTTGCTCAGCATTGCTACAAACGCTTTTTTTGTTTGGGTAGGGTATCAATACATGATAAGTGCATTTGTATTGAGTATGTCAGCCCCATTGCTGCTATTTGTTACCGGCTTTATATTGATTGCAGGCAAACCCAGGGGTTCAAATGAAAAATGA
- a CDS encoding helix-turn-helix domain-containing protein, which translates to MKFTEVKPHLNIAPFVDAYWELKNCDNFTVLDKVIPDGCIDLIINLGEEYLIESENCSLKSEKAYLGGAITEVKENKIRPNTHLLGVRFKPAGFSHFYAFSSLHETTNHCVELDQHMVPDLKSLSGNFSNAFDRFYANRFIQPKHFMLPVVNSVQKLKGQVSVNDLAEINCTTVRQLERTFKYYTGLTPKEYIGIVRFKFARELIASSYPERTLLDIALECGYYDHAHLGNEIKKYTNLSPSQL; encoded by the coding sequence ATGAAATTCACAGAAGTCAAACCACACTTAAACATCGCTCCTTTTGTCGATGCCTATTGGGAGCTTAAAAACTGTGATAATTTTACCGTTTTGGATAAAGTTATTCCTGACGGCTGCATTGACTTGATCATCAATTTAGGGGAAGAGTACCTCATCGAATCAGAAAACTGCAGCCTCAAAAGCGAAAAGGCATATTTGGGAGGCGCCATAACCGAGGTAAAAGAGAATAAAATCAGGCCAAATACACACCTGTTGGGCGTAAGGTTCAAACCAGCTGGTTTTTCTCATTTTTATGCCTTCTCCTCATTGCATGAAACCACAAATCATTGTGTAGAACTGGATCAGCATATGGTTCCCGATCTGAAGTCCCTCTCAGGTAATTTCTCGAATGCCTTTGATCGGTTTTATGCTAACCGGTTCATACAGCCAAAACACTTTATGCTGCCCGTAGTTAACTCTGTTCAGAAATTAAAAGGCCAGGTTTCCGTTAATGATCTAGCCGAAATAAACTGTACCACAGTTCGGCAATTAGAAAGAACCTTCAAATATTATACAGGTTTAACACCTAAAGAATATATTGGCATTGTTAGATTTAAGTTTGCCAGGGAACTAATCGCGTCAAGCTATCCCGAAAGAACCCTTCTTGATATTGCTTTGGAATGTGGTTATTACGACCATGCCCATCTCGGCAATGAAATAAAAAAATATACAAACCTCTCTCCTTCTCAACTTTAA
- a CDS encoding helix-turn-helix transcriptional regulator — translation MIIIAIMAINVGKDYGAWKKVGGNFEPFSNQGQFIKESRDRYNFSFSDAELLQITTPDLYIVYGDISFKQRQIYFSPNNDKPDMIKLRFTLSGNGTIYNEVNKQRYIFNSNQQNIIYMPELDGTGEYDTNSNYRFFEVHFAKEKFLQLAENSNRPLQILADHLDAGRYSQMAEQNLPISWAMQNCMHDILNCTYTEGLKLLFIESKCTELLVLQAEAFENAVAKNEKFPLQSAYDKDCIYYARDYLIQNILHPPSIPQLAKLCGINEFKLKKGFKSLFNKSIFGYLTDHKLNHAKQLLLEGTPIKSVAFQSGYSSVQHFSNAFKKKFAVSPGKVSG, via the coding sequence ATGATTATCATTGCCATTATGGCAATTAATGTTGGTAAGGATTATGGGGCCTGGAAAAAAGTAGGTGGGAATTTCGAGCCCTTTTCTAATCAGGGACAATTCATTAAAGAAAGCAGAGACCGATACAATTTTTCTTTTAGCGATGCGGAACTCCTGCAGATCACCACTCCGGATCTTTATATCGTATACGGGGACATTTCATTCAAACAGCGTCAAATCTATTTCAGCCCCAACAATGATAAACCGGATATGATTAAGTTGCGTTTCACCCTATCTGGTAATGGAACCATATATAATGAGGTGAACAAGCAACGCTATATCTTTAATTCCAACCAGCAAAACATCATTTATATGCCTGAACTGGATGGTACAGGTGAATATGATACGAACAGTAATTACCGTTTCTTTGAAGTCCATTTTGCTAAAGAAAAATTTTTGCAACTCGCCGAAAACTCGAACAGGCCGCTACAGATTTTAGCTGACCATCTGGATGCCGGACGTTATTCGCAGATGGCTGAGCAAAACCTGCCGATCTCCTGGGCCATGCAAAACTGTATGCATGATATCCTCAATTGTACTTATACAGAAGGATTAAAACTGCTGTTTATCGAGTCGAAATGCACGGAATTACTGGTGCTTCAGGCCGAAGCTTTTGAAAATGCGGTTGCTAAAAATGAAAAGTTTCCCCTGCAATCTGCCTATGATAAAGATTGTATTTATTATGCCAGAGATTACCTGATTCAGAACATCCTCCATCCTCCTTCCATTCCGCAGCTGGCAAAATTATGTGGCATTAACGAATTTAAATTGAAGAAAGGGTTTAAGAGCCTGTTTAATAAAAGCATATTTGGTTATTTAACTGATCACAAGCTAAACCACGCCAAACAACTCCTGCTTGAGGGTACGCCGATAAAGTCTGTGGCATTTCAATCGGGGTATTCTTCTGTTCAGCATTTTAGCAATGCATTTAAGAAGAAGTTTGCAGTTTCACCAGGGAAAGTGAGCGGATAA
- a CDS encoding glycosyltransferase family 2 protein: MLLLIILNCLFALKIVIYFFLPKKGYRSKNSAPIAAPIVNDDIEPVGVDIIVPMFNEEKVIIRTIEALRKIDYKKLCITIIDDGSEDDTLHLVRQHYEGLPNFNIIHQPNKGKAAALNNAIENSSHEIIICIDADTLVKPDLIDKLLPYFKDPRVAAVAGNIKVSNRSNLITQIQSTEYTTMYNYDRNLFESVNGILIIPGALGAFRREVVYSIGGYTSDTLAEDTELTLRILCNDYLIRNAADAEGYTEVPASLKMFIRQRIRWKVGTVQVLSSYPFSHPNKILLFLIIPYNWIFGMFLPLITPIVDYFVIYQCLFMHDFSLLPAYLCFIGIDSLICSAIILLSKERPLQILFMVFQRFLLRQLVLLTYITMVVKAFKGSLFKWEKITRYGEVQNIPETKTRPVKI, translated from the coding sequence ATGCTATTATTGATTATTCTTAACTGCCTGTTTGCCTTAAAAATTGTAATCTATTTTTTCTTACCTAAGAAAGGTTATCGATCTAAAAATTCCGCTCCAATAGCCGCTCCAATAGTAAATGATGATATTGAGCCTGTTGGTGTTGATATTATTGTTCCGATGTTCAACGAGGAGAAGGTCATTATTCGAACCATTGAAGCCCTTAGAAAGATTGATTATAAGAAATTGTGCATTACCATTATTGATGATGGTTCTGAGGACGATACCCTTCATCTGGTTCGTCAGCATTACGAAGGTTTGCCAAATTTTAACATCATCCATCAGCCTAATAAAGGAAAAGCCGCTGCCCTTAATAATGCGATTGAAAATTCTTCTCATGAAATTATCATCTGTATTGACGCCGATACACTTGTGAAGCCCGATTTAATCGATAAATTATTGCCTTACTTCAAAGATCCCAGAGTAGCCGCAGTTGCGGGAAATATCAAAGTGAGCAATCGAAGTAACCTGATCACTCAGATTCAGTCTACCGAGTACACCACTATGTATAATTACGACAGGAACCTGTTTGAATCCGTAAATGGTATCTTAATCATACCCGGAGCACTTGGTGCCTTTAGAAGAGAAGTCGTGTATTCGATAGGAGGGTATACCAGTGATACATTGGCTGAGGATACCGAGTTGACTTTAAGGATATTATGTAATGATTATCTGATTCGTAATGCAGCTGATGCAGAAGGCTATACTGAAGTTCCGGCCAGTCTTAAAATGTTTATCAGGCAGCGCATCAGATGGAAAGTAGGAACCGTTCAGGTACTTTCGAGCTATCCCTTTTCTCATCCCAACAAAATATTATTATTTCTCATTATTCCTTATAACTGGATATTTGGGATGTTTCTTCCTTTGATCACTCCGATAGTTGACTATTTTGTGATTTACCAATGTTTATTCATGCATGATTTTTCCCTGTTGCCGGCTTATCTTTGTTTTATCGGTATCGATTCCTTAATTTGTTCTGCTATTATCCTTTTGAGTAAGGAAAGGCCTTTGCAGATTCTTTTCATGGTGTTTCAGCGGTTCCTGTTAAGACAACTGGTATTGCTTACCTATATTACTATGGTTGTCAAAGCCTTTAAGGGAAGTTTGTTTAAATGGGAAAAAATAACCCGATATGGAGAGGTTCAAAACATTCCGGAAACCAAAACCAGGCCGGTCAAAATCTGA
- a CDS encoding prolyl oligopeptidase family serine peptidase: MNNIKNAHHFKSGLIANNCNNYKRQITYTDYITYLLGKNQLNQPKAKQSISDKDQFQEIKWQTIQAQEDNKFHAKELATGCIYLAYHSDQEQNAILNVSGHRMLYLNGVPHNGDMYTYGWMYLPVKLKKGINELFILGSTSDITATLLFPFSHAMMSLKDTTFPHVIFGEPHKILTGGLIVINSSDQPLTELSLVSRIAGKERTTKVPAIPPLTFRKVAMEFDTSGMVQRGVHKMELQLLESGNITDQNAGEILVVEPNECHSNTFISEIDNSVQYYSIVPQSVSGPEPPALILALHGREVFSLNLAHAHRPKNWGLIAIPTNRRPRGFTWEDWGRLDAMEVLNMVKEKFKVDHSRVYLTGHSMGGRGTWYLGATYPGTWAAIAPCAGYATTTLRGTEKEEPIRKSTNIEQLMRRAGNASNVLELMNNYKASGVFILHGDDDEIIPVDYSRRMKKLLAPFHHDLSYQEHRGGSHWYGNESVDSESIFDYFKPRSIPVSKQLNHIDFSTANPAISSTMHWLSIVQQKYPLKFSRIKADRDLEKKNIEIYTEDVLVCNLSLADFNIADTITITIDDCLNLYQVKDPEERIYFYKNNEKWTLGPDLNPELKGPHRYGTFKEAFKNRMVFVYGTSGTEEENNWNYNKARYDAETWYYRANGAVEMLSDKQFKASVYAHRGVVLYGNNSNNSAWEELLADCPIKVQTGLINIGETTYTGDDHGIYFVWPRADSPTALVAVISGSGMQGMRAAESCQYFHHQAQFPDFMVFNLDFLVNGLRGVKLAGFFGNDWSLENGELVENDQFTYSDEWV; encoded by the coding sequence ATGAACAACATCAAAAACGCTCATCATTTTAAGTCTGGATTAATAGCAAATAACTGTAACAATTATAAACGTCAAATAACCTATACGGATTACATTACTTATCTATTAGGTAAAAATCAGCTCAATCAACCAAAAGCCAAACAGTCTATCAGCGACAAAGATCAATTCCAGGAAATTAAATGGCAAACCATTCAAGCTCAAGAAGACAATAAATTTCATGCTAAAGAATTAGCTACCGGATGTATATATCTGGCCTACCATTCTGACCAGGAACAAAACGCAATATTAAATGTATCTGGTCATCGGATGTTATACCTTAATGGCGTGCCACACAATGGCGACATGTATACTTATGGCTGGATGTACCTTCCTGTAAAGCTTAAAAAAGGCATTAATGAACTTTTCATCTTGGGTTCAACATCTGATATCACTGCCACGCTCCTCTTTCCGTTCAGCCATGCGATGATGAGCTTAAAAGACACAACATTTCCACATGTTATTTTTGGAGAACCGCATAAGATCTTAACAGGAGGATTAATAGTGATCAATTCCTCAGATCAACCACTTACAGAATTGAGTTTAGTAAGCAGAATTGCCGGAAAAGAAAGAACAACAAAAGTACCTGCTATTCCTCCTTTGACATTTCGGAAAGTTGCCATGGAATTTGATACTAGCGGAATGGTACAAAGAGGGGTGCACAAAATGGAACTGCAACTGCTGGAAAGTGGAAATATCACAGATCAAAATGCAGGAGAAATATTGGTGGTAGAACCAAATGAATGCCACAGCAATACTTTTATCAGCGAAATAGACAACAGTGTTCAATACTACAGTATAGTACCTCAGTCTGTATCCGGGCCTGAACCTCCGGCGCTGATCCTTGCCTTACATGGAAGAGAAGTATTTTCTTTAAATCTGGCCCATGCACATCGTCCCAAAAACTGGGGGCTGATAGCGATCCCGACCAATAGACGTCCAAGGGGATTTACATGGGAAGACTGGGGCAGATTGGATGCAATGGAAGTCTTGAATATGGTGAAAGAGAAATTTAAAGTAGACCACAGTCGTGTTTACTTAACCGGACATTCGATGGGAGGACGTGGCACATGGTATCTGGGGGCAACCTATCCTGGTACCTGGGCAGCTATTGCCCCTTGTGCAGGATATGCCACAACCACGTTGAGGGGTACTGAAAAAGAAGAGCCAATCAGAAAATCAACAAATATTGAGCAATTAATGAGGAGAGCAGGCAATGCCAGCAATGTTCTTGAACTCATGAACAATTATAAAGCATCTGGTGTCTTTATTCTTCATGGTGACGATGACGAAATTATCCCGGTAGACTATTCCCGTAGAATGAAAAAACTGCTGGCCCCCTTTCATCATGATTTAAGCTATCAGGAACATCGCGGCGGCAGCCATTGGTATGGCAATGAAAGTGTGGATTCAGAATCTATATTTGATTATTTTAAACCTCGCAGCATTCCGGTAAGCAAACAATTAAATCACATAGATTTCAGCACCGCAAATCCTGCCATTTCATCAACCATGCATTGGCTAAGTATCGTACAACAGAAATATCCGTTAAAATTTAGCCGGATCAAAGCAGACAGGGACCTGGAAAAAAAGAATATCGAAATCTATACCGAAGATGTACTTGTTTGCAACCTGAGTCTGGCAGATTTTAACATAGCTGACACCATAACAATTACTATAGATGATTGCTTAAATCTTTATCAGGTAAAAGATCCGGAAGAAAGGATCTATTTTTATAAGAATAATGAAAAATGGACATTAGGCCCGGACCTTAATCCGGAATTGAAGGGCCCCCACCGTTATGGAACCTTCAAAGAAGCATTCAAAAACAGAATGGTTTTCGTGTATGGAACTTCAGGTACCGAAGAAGAGAACAACTGGAATTACAACAAAGCACGTTATGATGCGGAGACATGGTATTATCGCGCCAATGGTGCGGTAGAAATGTTAAGCGATAAACAATTCAAGGCTTCAGTCTACGCGCACAGAGGAGTGGTTCTGTATGGAAACAACAGCAACAACAGTGCCTGGGAAGAATTGCTTGCAGATTGCCCGATTAAGGTACAAACAGGGTTAATTAACATAGGCGAGACAACATATACGGGAGATGATCATGGTATATATTTTGTCTGGCCGAGAGCAGACAGCCCGACAGCCCTGGTTGCAGTTATTTCTGGCTCAGGGATGCAAGGAATGCGCGCTGCCGAATCCTGCCAGTATTTTCATCATCAGGCCCAATTTCCGGATTTCATGGTATTCAATTTAGACTTTCTCGTTAATGGATTACGGGGAGTTAAACTGGCCGGATTCTTTGGTAATGACTGGAGTTTAGAAAATGGAGAGCTGGTTGAAAATGATCAGTTTACCTATTCCGATGAATGGGTTTAA
- a CDS encoding FecR family protein translates to MKSAYRNYFREILTKYRQHKSSLEETRFLETYYNMFDVNEDLINDENESLFSELKEDIKAKIDQRIAGPKLKKLSYGWIKYAAAAVLLLASVSIYLFSYQQKSDPIAQMDHAISPGGNDAILTLANGKKIVLNDAAKGEISKQPGISVSKSKDGELIYTVVSSGDDELSENTYNTISTPKGGKYAIILSDGTKVMLNSASSMTFPTSFNAADRRVELTGEAYFEVAKEKNKRFRVISGLQTVEVLGTHFNVNAYGDEQTIKTTLLEGAVKVFTAKKSVLIEPGEQAVLDKADENSMAKHLVNINKETSWINGVFSFEGDDLKSVMRQVARWYDVNVIYEGPISEEKYFGEISRSSKLSEVIKILELNNVNFDVAGKTIKVSYNQRPSSATVPKSVK, encoded by the coding sequence ATGAAAAGCGCTTACAGAAACTATTTTAGAGAAATTCTTACAAAATACAGGCAACATAAGAGCAGTTTGGAGGAAACCAGGTTCCTGGAGACTTATTATAATATGTTTGATGTCAATGAAGACCTTATTAATGATGAAAATGAATCTTTGTTTTCTGAATTAAAAGAGGACATCAAGGCAAAGATAGACCAGCGTATTGCCGGGCCAAAGCTGAAAAAGCTAAGCTATGGATGGATCAAATACGCAGCAGCAGCAGTATTGTTATTGGCTTCGGTTTCCATTTATCTCTTTTCATATCAACAAAAAAGCGATCCTATCGCTCAAATGGACCATGCCATTAGTCCTGGGGGCAATGACGCTATTCTTACGCTGGCTAATGGAAAGAAAATTGTGTTAAATGATGCCGCCAAAGGCGAAATTTCTAAGCAGCCGGGTATCAGTGTCAGTAAATCTAAGGATGGTGAACTGATATATACGGTTGTTTCCAGCGGAGATGATGAATTGAGCGAAAATACATACAATACCATTTCTACACCTAAAGGCGGGAAATATGCCATCATACTTTCAGATGGGACTAAAGTGATGTTAAACTCGGCTTCGTCCATGACCTTCCCGACATCTTTTAACGCGGCAGACCGTAGGGTTGAATTAACCGGGGAAGCCTATTTTGAAGTGGCTAAAGAAAAAAACAAGCGGTTCAGGGTTATTTCCGGCCTCCAGACTGTAGAGGTATTGGGAACCCATTTCAATGTCAATGCTTATGGAGATGAACAAACCATAAAAACAACATTGCTGGAAGGTGCTGTAAAAGTATTTACCGCTAAAAAATCAGTTTTAATAGAACCAGGAGAACAGGCGGTGCTGGATAAGGCTGATGAAAATTCTATGGCCAAACACCTTGTCAATATCAATAAAGAAACTTCCTGGATCAATGGTGTTTTCTCTTTTGAAGGGGATGACCTTAAATCTGTCATGCGACAGGTTGCGAGATGGTACGATGTCAATGTAATATATGAAGGTCCGATCAGCGAGGAAAAATATTTCGGAGAGATCTCCAGAAGCAGTAAACTTTCAGAAGTGATTAAAATATTGGAACTCAATAATGTAAATTTTGATGTTGCAGGGAAAACCATCAAGGTGTCGTATAACCAACGGCCCTCCTCAGCAACAGTTCCAAAATCAGTAAAATAA
- a CDS encoding class I SAM-dependent methyltransferase has translation MEEQIDFKEAGKKNTINISPFDRTMISKTVDQLELADYSLVLETGFKSREYLPFLFQKATGIGYYGNNISEALVTGASSAPALKINEGTAQFNQAKEDGTLDFENNFFDGCFTVNAIYFWKDPISHLKEIYRVLRLGGKLSLSFMEKKNGVELPWTQADFTFYDVNEVKRFFKEAGFVNIEAAQMTEEVTGQDGTGKIRPFINIVGKK, from the coding sequence ATGGAAGAGCAAATAGATTTTAAAGAAGCAGGCAAAAAAAATACAATTAACATTTCGCCCTTTGACCGTACTATGATTTCCAAAACAGTGGATCAGCTGGAATTGGCCGACTATTCCCTGGTTTTGGAAACCGGCTTTAAAAGCAGGGAATATCTTCCGTTTCTTTTTCAGAAAGCTACTGGGATCGGTTATTACGGCAATAATATTTCTGAAGCGCTGGTAACAGGGGCTTCATCCGCTCCGGCATTAAAAATAAATGAAGGTACGGCCCAATTTAACCAGGCAAAAGAAGATGGTACATTGGATTTTGAAAACAATTTCTTTGACGGTTGTTTTACGGTAAATGCCATTTATTTCTGGAAAGACCCTATATCCCATTTAAAGGAAATCTATCGTGTGTTACGGCTCGGAGGAAAACTTAGCCTATCCTTTATGGAAAAAAAGAATGGGGTAGAGTTACCCTGGACACAGGCTGATTTTACCTTTTATGATGTTAATGAGGTGAAAAGGTTTTTCAAGGAAGCAGGTTTTGTGAATATTGAGGCCGCGCAAATGACGGAAGAAGTGACCGGGCAGGATGGTACAGGAAAGATCAGACCTTTTATTAATATAGTTGGGAAGAAATAG
- a CDS encoding aspartate/glutamate racemase family protein, with the protein MMINYDQMKPEPNLAIGIVGGMGPLAGNMLFNRIICNTPAKTDQEHLPVILISFPSEIMDRSVFLDGIIEENPAYAIIGVIKRLEAAGAGIVGMACNTSYSAAIYNIIKQELKKLGSRVELLHMPMETCLHLKDNFPESSRIGLMTSNGTYKTGLYKKILQDMNYEVIVPDADFQDGIIHRIVYDPDWGIKACQNKISEKALTMFQQAIAFFKDNQTDAIILGCTEFSLITSAELIKGISIIDATDCLAKAMVKKALAQRFVAQGL; encoded by the coding sequence ATGATGATAAACTACGATCAAATGAAGCCGGAGCCGAATCTGGCAATAGGTATAGTTGGTGGTATGGGACCACTGGCAGGAAATATGTTGTTTAACAGAATTATATGTAATACTCCTGCCAAAACGGATCAGGAACATTTACCTGTAATTCTTATTTCTTTTCCATCTGAAATTATGGATAGGTCAGTATTTCTGGACGGAATTATTGAGGAAAACCCGGCCTACGCCATTATTGGTGTGATAAAAAGGCTTGAAGCAGCAGGTGCAGGCATTGTTGGAATGGCCTGCAATACCTCTTATTCAGCCGCCATTTATAACATCATTAAGCAGGAGCTTAAAAAGTTGGGTAGTAGGGTAGAGCTTTTACATATGCCAATGGAAACCTGTTTACATCTTAAGGATAATTTTCCTGAATCCAGTCGAATTGGACTGATGACATCGAATGGCACCTATAAAACCGGTTTGTATAAAAAGATTCTTCAGGATATGAATTATGAAGTGATCGTACCCGATGCAGATTTTCAGGATGGAATCATACACCGGATAGTTTACGATCCTGATTGGGGGATCAAAGCTTGTCAGAATAAGATTTCGGAAAAGGCGCTGACCATGTTTCAGCAGGCAATAGCGTTCTTTAAGGATAACCAGACCGATGCCATTATTTTAGGCTGTACGGAGTTTTCCCTGATTACCAGTGCTGAACTGATCAAAGGGATTTCCATCATAGATGCTACAGATTGTTTAGCTAAAGCGATGGTTAAGAAGGCACTTGCACAGAGATTTGTTGCTCAAGGACTTTAA